The Providencia rettgeri genome includes a window with the following:
- the arcB gene encoding Aerobic respiration control sensor protein ArcB, translated as MKVLRGLAQYYVDLMMKLGLVRFSLLLASALVVLAMIMQMAVTIFLRGHVDSLDMVGSIFFGLIITPLAVYFLSVVVEQLEESRQRLSRMVDKLEVMRKRDADLNTQLQGNIEQLNLEIQEREKAERAHLELLEQLKQEMKYREQTQIELEQQSVLLRSFLDASPDLVYYRNENNEFSGCNRAMELLTGKSEKHLVGLTPLDIYDVEIASKVMETDEKVFRHNVSLTYEQWLVYPDGRKACFELRKVPFYDRVGKRHGLMGFGRDITERKRYQEALENASREKTTFISTISHELRTPLNGIVGLSRILLDTDLTSEQSSYLKTIHVSAVTLGNIFNDIIEMDKIERRKVQLDNQPITLSEFVNDLENLSGLLVQPKGLKFVMDVAPALPKTVLTDGTRLRQILWNLIGNAVKFTQKGEVKLSIWQDTENKLFFRVQDSGIGIPRDELDKIFAMYYQVTDSAGGKPATGTGIGLSVSRRLAQNMGGDIQVESEIGQGSTFTLFITAPVVESDVIEQQESEDDYPLPALHILLVEDIELNVVVACSVLENLGNTVDVAMNGKDALEMFAPGEYDLVLLDIQLPDMTGLDISRQLKQQYDKQDLPPLIALTANVLKDKKEYFDAGMDGVLSKPLSVPALTHIIEQFWGEQSARPEEAPSKHEASSVDESKLDCDMLEQYIELVGPKLIYDGLDVFEKMLPGYLAILDSNMVAKDQKGIVEEAHKIKGAAGSVGLKNLQKIAQQIQSPDLPAWWDNVQEWVDELKQDWKADIETLRNWVDERTKK; from the coding sequence ATGAAAGTACTTCGCGGCCTTGCGCAATACTATGTCGATTTAATGATGAAGCTCGGGTTAGTGCGTTTTTCCCTATTACTCGCATCGGCACTCGTTGTTCTCGCCATGATAATGCAAATGGCAGTGACAATTTTTTTAAGAGGGCATGTTGATAGCCTCGATATGGTCGGGTCAATTTTCTTTGGGTTAATCATCACTCCGTTAGCCGTTTATTTTTTGTCAGTGGTGGTCGAGCAACTTGAGGAATCTCGGCAGCGTTTATCGCGAATGGTTGATAAACTTGAAGTTATGCGAAAACGTGATGCTGATTTAAACACTCAATTACAGGGAAATATTGAACAGCTTAACCTTGAAATTCAAGAGCGAGAAAAAGCTGAGCGTGCTCATTTAGAGCTCCTTGAACAATTAAAGCAAGAAATGAAATATCGTGAGCAAACACAAATTGAACTTGAGCAGCAATCTGTTTTACTTCGTTCATTCCTTGATGCCTCACCTGACTTAGTTTATTACCGCAACGAAAATAATGAGTTTTCAGGTTGTAACCGGGCAATGGAACTGTTGACCGGAAAAAGTGAAAAACACTTAGTTGGGCTAACTCCGTTAGATATTTATGATGTTGAAATTGCCTCTAAGGTTATGGAAACCGATGAAAAAGTTTTTCGTCATAATGTTTCTCTTACCTATGAGCAATGGCTGGTATATCCAGACGGCCGTAAAGCCTGTTTTGAACTCCGTAAAGTGCCTTTTTATGATCGAGTTGGAAAACGACATGGTCTGATGGGCTTTGGGCGCGATATAACGGAACGTAAACGCTACCAGGAGGCGTTAGAGAACGCAAGCAGGGAGAAAACCACCTTTATTTCTACAATCAGCCACGAGCTTCGTACACCCCTTAATGGCATTGTCGGCTTGAGCCGAATTTTATTAGACACAGATTTAACTTCGGAACAATCTAGCTATTTAAAAACGATTCATGTAAGTGCCGTCACGTTGGGTAATATATTCAATGATATTATTGAGATGGATAAAATTGAGCGTCGCAAGGTTCAGTTAGATAACCAACCAATCACATTATCTGAATTTGTGAATGATTTAGAGAATTTAAGTGGGCTATTAGTACAGCCGAAAGGGCTGAAATTTGTCATGGATGTCGCTCCTGCATTACCAAAAACGGTTTTAACCGATGGGACTCGTTTACGGCAAATACTCTGGAATTTAATTGGCAACGCAGTTAAGTTCACGCAAAAAGGTGAAGTGAAGCTTAGTATTTGGCAAGACACTGAAAATAAATTGTTTTTTAGGGTTCAGGATAGTGGCATAGGTATCCCTAGGGATGAGCTAGATAAAATCTTTGCAATGTATTATCAAGTGACAGATTCTGCTGGCGGTAAACCGGCTACTGGAACGGGGATTGGGCTTTCTGTATCTCGTCGTTTAGCACAAAATATGGGCGGCGATATACAAGTTGAAAGTGAAATAGGGCAAGGTTCTACTTTTACTTTATTTATTACAGCGCCAGTGGTTGAAAGTGACGTTATTGAACAGCAAGAGAGTGAAGACGATTACCCATTGCCTGCATTACATATTTTACTCGTAGAAGATATCGAACTGAATGTCGTTGTTGCTTGTTCTGTATTAGAAAATTTAGGTAATACAGTTGATGTGGCAATGAATGGTAAAGATGCCCTCGAAATGTTTGCTCCTGGTGAATATGATTTAGTGTTATTGGATATCCAATTACCTGATATGACAGGTCTAGATATATCTAGGCAACTTAAACAGCAGTATGATAAACAAGACTTACCACCATTAATTGCATTAACTGCAAATGTTCTGAAAGATAAAAAAGAATACTTTGATGCAGGTATGGATGGTGTATTGAGTAAGCCATTATCAGTTCCAGCACTGACCCATATTATTGAGCAATTTTGGGGGGAGCAATCCGCTCGACCTGAAGAAGCACCGAGTAAGCATGAGGCTTCAAGTGTTGATGAATCCAAATTAGATTGCGATATGCTAGAGCAGTATATTGAATTAGTTGGTCCTAAGCTTATTTATGACGGGCTAGATGTCTTTGAAAAAATGCTTCCAGGCTACTTAGCTATTCTTGATTCGAACATGGTGGCTAAAGACCAAAAAGGTATTGTGGAGGAAGCCCATAAAATCAAAGGAGCCGCAGGTTCTGTTGGCTTAAAGAACTTACAGAAAATCGCACAACAGATTCAATCTCCTGATTTACCAGCATGGTGGGACAATGTACAGGAATGGGTGGATGAATTAAAACAGGATTGGAAAGCAGATATAGAAACTTTGAGAAACTGGGTTGATGAGCGTACAAAAAAATAA
- the gltD gene encoding Glutamate synthase [NADPH] small chain: MNSNIFASQRREPSKKALAIRKIAFTEIYAPDNAVDAQQQASRCLSCGSPFCEWRCPLHNPISKWLRLAAEGKIIEAAELSHHTNSLPEICGRVCPQEKLCELACVLNDTIGSITIGHIERYINDTAFAMGWRPNLSHISPVNKRVAIVGAGPAGLSCADVLIRNGVNVVVFDKHPEIGGLLTFGIPSFKLEKELMIQRREIFTEMGIQFQLNTEVGIDVSLDELLCSYDAIFIGTGTYQAIRGNLPKKSIQGVFEALPYLIANTRHLMQLPISKNEPYVNLHSKRVIVLGGGDTAMDCVRTAIRQGAKQVSCLYRRDEQSMPASQKEVANALEEGTQFHFNIQVTEFVVNEQQQLIGVYATRTQNGELENGRYQVELLEDSTFFIETDTIIVAYGFAPHNQTWLEKPLIKRDKYGHILANRNSRFPFQTSHEKVFAGGDIIRGSDLVVTAVADGRNVAEGILLFLEV, translated from the coding sequence ATGAATTCAAATATTTTCGCTTCCCAACGTCGCGAGCCGTCCAAAAAAGCGCTGGCAATCCGCAAAATAGCGTTTACTGAAATCTATGCGCCCGATAATGCAGTCGATGCACAACAGCAAGCGAGCCGCTGTCTATCTTGTGGTAGCCCATTTTGTGAATGGAGGTGCCCACTACATAATCCAATATCAAAGTGGCTCAGGCTTGCTGCTGAAGGAAAAATTATCGAAGCTGCTGAATTATCTCATCATACCAATAGTTTACCTGAAATTTGTGGGCGTGTTTGCCCACAAGAAAAACTGTGCGAATTAGCATGTGTACTTAATGATACAATCGGTTCTATCACTATCGGTCATATTGAGCGGTATATTAATGATACTGCTTTTGCGATGGGGTGGCGCCCAAACCTTTCCCATATTAGCCCCGTTAACAAGCGTGTCGCCATTGTTGGCGCAGGCCCGGCGGGTCTTTCTTGCGCCGATGTGCTTATTCGTAATGGTGTAAATGTCGTCGTTTTTGATAAGCACCCTGAAATAGGTGGGCTACTAACCTTTGGTATTCCGTCATTTAAGCTAGAAAAGGAACTGATGATCCAACGACGGGAAATATTTACAGAAATGGGCATTCAATTTCAATTAAATACCGAGGTAGGTATAGATGTCTCTCTAGATGAGCTTCTTTGCAGTTATGACGCCATTTTTATTGGTACAGGTACTTACCAAGCAATTCGAGGCAACTTACCTAAAAAATCGATTCAGGGCGTTTTTGAAGCACTTCCCTATCTAATCGCAAATACACGCCATTTAATGCAACTTCCCATCTCTAAAAACGAACCCTATGTTAATTTACACTCAAAAAGAGTTATCGTATTAGGAGGTGGAGATACCGCGATGGATTGTGTACGTACCGCTATTCGTCAAGGCGCAAAGCAGGTTAGCTGTCTCTATCGTAGAGATGAACAAAGTATGCCAGCCTCACAAAAAGAAGTCGCCAATGCGTTAGAAGAAGGCACTCAGTTCCATTTTAATATACAAGTCACTGAATTTGTCGTTAATGAGCAGCAACAACTTATAGGCGTTTATGCCACTCGTACACAAAATGGCGAATTAGAAAATGGTCGTTATCAAGTAGAACTACTTGAAGATTCAACCTTTTTTATCGAAACCGACACCATAATTGTCGCTTATGGATTTGCCCCTCATAACCAAACTTGGTTAGAAAAACCGTTAATTAAGCGTGATAAGTATGGTCATATTTTAGCAAACCGTAATAGCCGATTTCCGTTTCAAACTTCTCATGAAAAAGTATTTGCCGGAGGGGATATAATCAGAGGCTCAGATCTTGTTGTGACTGCTGTTGCTGATGGGCGTAATGTTGCCGAAGGTATTTTATTATTTCTAGAAGTTTAA
- the elbB gene encoding Sigma cross-reacting protein 27A — protein sequence MKSIAVILSGCGVFDGSEIHESVLTMLALSENSAEVHFFAPNELQPAVINHINGELKSEGRNQMEESSRITRGKISPLSSADASKLDALIIPGGFGAAKNLCDFAVKGSECEINKELLSLVRQMHQQKKPLGLMCIAPVMLPKMLNTSVVLTIGDDSETIAQIELMGGKHIKCAVDDIVIDEVNRVVTTPAYMLAQSISEANTGINKLVKKVLEMA from the coding sequence ATGAAATCAATTGCGGTTATTTTAAGTGGCTGTGGTGTTTTTGATGGAAGTGAGATCCATGAGTCAGTACTAACTATGCTAGCTTTGAGTGAAAATAGTGCCGAAGTTCATTTTTTTGCACCTAATGAGTTGCAACCTGCTGTTATTAATCATATTAATGGTGAGTTAAAATCAGAGGGACGTAATCAAATGGAAGAATCTTCACGTATTACACGTGGAAAAATATCGCCTTTATCCTCAGCTGATGCTTCAAAGCTTGATGCCCTCATAATTCCTGGTGGTTTTGGTGCGGCAAAAAATTTATGTGATTTCGCAGTTAAAGGAAGTGAATGTGAAATTAATAAAGAACTATTAAGTTTAGTACGCCAAATGCACCAACAAAAAAAACCGCTAGGGCTGATGTGTATTGCTCCTGTGATGCTCCCTAAAATGTTAAATACATCAGTAGTACTAACTATTGGTGATGATAGTGAAACGATTGCCCAAATAGAACTTATGGGTGGGAAACATATTAAATGTGCTGTTGATGATATTGTAATTGATGAAGTTAACCGAGTTGTTACAACACCTGCTTATATGCTGGCTCAATCAATTTCTGAAGCAAATACGGGCATTAATAAGCTTGTTAAGAAAGTATTGGAAATGGCGTGA